A stretch of the Musa acuminata AAA Group cultivar baxijiao chromosome BXJ2-7, Cavendish_Baxijiao_AAA, whole genome shotgun sequence genome encodes the following:
- the LOC135616375 gene encoding protein CCA1-like — MDFHESLVQEALAPHETTSGKPLKSISPSTNKVMDIKVSCFDQKFMMAQKLQNEEISEDRSHSEVVNIFQDTVPASISSVNKGSSNYRKYTKFLSTEEMEDKIAINKSLNKEPSEKGKSLSGKETGVQGDCIYPHINLVLGNGASTSVFQGLTSKNTVKGDQTHPKKPATHIIGRNGKSMDTEDSDDRNPTAVTGQVGDHANANPSMNPIAFAIPVQNVSIIRSVHHPFPAFTHLTHFQSSQDAYRSFLNISSTFSSLIVSTLLQNPAVHAAASMAASLWPSAEAETSLRSTAEFLAGEIPGRHMNPTPSLEAIAAVTVAVAAAWWAAQGLLPYSYDSGRGENSSELKGTRSDKFTPSVFIGFHSSDKARNKKKQDCSSCGSNTPSSSEVEMNTIEKHEKVDGEAKEAYSSDSAACKINNRRFIIGGNMNESWKEVSEEVAMKNFHRYV; from the exons ATGGATTTCCACGAAAGTCTGGTGCAGGAAGCTCTCGCACCTCATGAAACAACAAGTGGGAAGCCATTAAAATCAATATCACCAAGCACAAATAAAGTAATGGACATCAAAG TTAGCTGCTTTGACCAGAAATTCATGATGGCACAGAAGCTGCAAAATGAAGAGATTTCAGAAGATCGTAGTCACTCGGAAGTTGTTAATATCTTCCAAGATACGGTGCCTGCTTCCATCTCTTCTGTAAACAAGGGCTCTTCCAATTATAGAAAATATACTAAATTCTTATCCAcagaggaaatggaagataagattgcaATTAACAAATCCTTGAACAAGGAGCCAAGTGAAAAGGGCAAATCCTTGAGTGGAAAGGAAACAGGCGTTCAAGGAGATTGTATATATCCACATATCAATTTAGTCTTAGGAAATGGTGCAAGTACGTCAGTGTTTCAAGGTTTAACCTCAAAGAATACTGTAAAAGGGGATCAAACCCACCCAAAGAAACCTGCTACACATATTATTGGCAGAAATGGTAAAAGCATGGACACTGAAGATTCAGATGATCGAAACCCTACTGCAGTAACTGGCCAAGTCGGGGATCATGCAAATGCTAACCCATCCATGAACCCTATAGCGTTTGCGATACCAGTACAGAATGTATCGATAATTCGTTCTGTGCATCATCCATTTCCAGCCTTCACACATTTGACTCACTTCCAGAGCAGTCAAGATGCTTATAGGTCATTCCTAAACATCTCATctacattttcaagtcttattgtTTCTACATTGTTACAAAATCCAGCAGTTCATGCTGCAGCAAGCATGGCAGCATCTTTATGGCCATCTGCGGAGGCGGAGACCTCCCTTCGGTCAACTGCTGAATTCCTAGCTGGAGAAATTCCAGGAAGGCATATGAATCCAACTCCAAGCTTGGAGGCAATTGCTGCTGTTACAGTTGCAGTTGCAGCTGCATGGTGGGCAGCTCAGGGCCTCTTGCCAT ACTCATATGATAGTGGAAGAGGTGAGAACTCAAGTGAGCTTAAAGGCACTAGGTCCGACAAGTTCACACCATCGGTATTCATTGGATTTCATAGTTCAGATAAGGCAAGGAATAAGAAGAAACAGGATTGTTCCTCTTGTGGATCAAACACACCATCAAGCAGTGAAGTAGAAATGAATACCATAGAGAAACATGAGAAAGTAGATGGTGAGGCTAAAGAAGCGTATTCCAGTGACTCTGCAGCTTGCAAGATCAACAACCGCAGGTTCATAATTGGTGGAAACATGAATGAGTCCTGGAAGGAGGTGTCTGAAGAGGTTGCAATGAAAAATTTTCATCGCTATGTCTAA